Proteins encoded in a region of the Ptychodera flava strain L36383 chromosome 4, AS_Pfla_20210202, whole genome shotgun sequence genome:
- the LOC139131558 gene encoding tetratricopeptide repeat protein 29-like isoform X1: protein MAAPLPAIQPKSGYGQSSGFQQQTIQQHRIPSPPSKSTASGSRSTYRPGQKLLGKRERELQARQQMLRAKQPELSHIDTSRYRNTYFHTLCIEMLKDGFHRSFSELFALIKQQKAEREAAGPDSLIWNITLLEDEFDKLDKLKQYLTEAEAALRTGNMEAVYAAQNKLAEFFSATGDYWLSAHFYDNCLETSLQIKGDGRRREAEANCNIALGFEHNKTYDKAAEHFETFYKLASRNTHWRTEEGLSLHAMSCDHLRRLYTEMAENLQKGEQKDLKQAIQYLLKAFEMAKESGDTAEEGKSSYRLGLAYETIGDPETSLMYHQGYMEICKQLDDQEGMGKACEAISDSYKSQGKADEAIRYLEMFADVAERSGQEKAHGRASACLGTIYNVQGHYLKAAEFFGKAYNIARSTGDIHSTSETRVNYGIASAHRVLLNFSDCVEKPSKKRLGVLIDWKNVRGEQFAEPIKDEPPKEEPPKEEEKKEEPKEEEETKEEEKKEDETAEGGERAEGEVQEGKEESENMEE from the exons ATGGCGGCAcccttgccagccatccaaccCAAGTCTGGGTATGGACAAAGCTCAGGATTCCAGCAACAAACCATCCAGCAACACAGAATTCCTAGTCCACCAAGTAAAAGTACAGCAAGTGGCTCAAGATCAACGTATAGGCCTGGACAAAAGTTACTCGGGAAAAGAGAAAGGGAACTACAAGCTAGACAGCAAATGCTCAGAGCCAAACAACCAGAACTTTCACATATAGATACTTCTAG GTACAGGAATACCTATTTCCATACATTATGCATAGAAATGCTGAAGGATGGCTTCCACAGGTCGTTTTCGGAGCTTTTTGCTCTTATCAAGCAGCAGAAGGCAGAACGAGAGGCAGCGGGACCTGACTCACTAATTTGGAATATTACATTATTAGAGGATGAATTTGATAAGTTAGACAAATTGAAACAATATTTAACAGAAGCTGAAGCAGCTCTCAGAACGG GTAATATGGAGGCTGTCTATGCAGCACAGAATAAACTAGCTGAGTTCTTTTCAGCAACAGGAGATTACTGGCTCTCTGCTCATTTTTACGACAATTGTCTTGAGACGAGTTTGCAGATTAAGGGAGATGGAAGACGGAGAGAAGCTGAGGCCAACTGTAACATTGCCTTGGGATTTGAACACAATA AAACTTATGACAAAGCTGCAGAACactttgaaacattttacaagTTAGCATCCAGGAACACGCACTGGAGGACGGAGGAAGGACTGAGCTTACATGCCATGTCCTGTGATCATCTCAGAAGGTTGTACACAGAAATGGCAGAAAACCTACAGAAGGGTGAACAGAAAGACCTAAAGCAAGCAATACAGTACCTGCtcaaagcatttgaaatggccaAAGAAA GTGGAGACACTGCTGAAGAAGGCAAGTCTAGTTACAGGTTAGGCTTGGCCTATGAAACCATTGGAGACCCTGAAACATCTCTAATG TACCATCAAGGATATATGGAAATATGTAAACAATTAGATGACCAAGAGGGAATGGGCAAAGCCTGTGAAGCCATTTCTGACTCATACAAAAG CCAAGGCAAAGCAGATGAAGCTATTCGTTACCTTGAAATGTTTGCAGACGTGGCAGAAAGAAGTGGGCAAGAGAAAGCTCATGGAAGAGCCAGTGCTTGTCTTGGTACCATATACAATGTACAG GGTCACTACCTGAAAGCAGCCGAGTTCTTTGGCAAGGCTTACAACATAGCCCGTAGCACTGGTGACATCCATAGCACTAGTGAGACCAGAGTGAACTATGGCATTGCCAGCGCACATCGTGTCCTCCTCAACTTTAGCGACTGTGTTGAGAAACCAAGCAAGAAAAGACTTGGTGTCTTGATTGACTGGAAGAATGTACGTGGTGAACAGTTTGCTGAACCTATCAAAGATGAGCCTCCAAAAGAAGAGCCACCAAAAG aagaagagaagaaagaAGAGCCCAAGGAGGAGGAGGAAACAAAAGAGGAAGAGAAAAAGGAAGATGAGACTGCAGAGGGAGGGGAAAGGGCAGAGGGGGAGGTTCAGGAGGGGAAAGAGGAGTCAGAGAACATGGAAGAATAA
- the LOC139131558 gene encoding tetratricopeptide repeat protein 29-like isoform X2 → MAAPLPAIQPKSGYGQSSGFQQQTIQQHRIPSPPSKSTASGSRSTYRPGQKLLGKRERELQARQQMLRAKQPELSHIDTSRYRNTYFHTLCIEMLKDGFHRSFSELFALIKQQKAEREAAGPDSLIWNITLLEDEFDKLDKLKQYLTEAEAALRTGNMEAVYAAQNKLAEFFSATGDYWLSAHFYDNCLETSLQIKGDGRRREAEANCNIALGFEHNKTYDKAAEHFETFYKLASRNTHWRTEEGLSLHAMSCDHLRRLYTEMAENLQKGEQKDLKQAIQYLLKAFEMAKESGDTAEEGKSSYRLGLAYETIGDPETSLMYHQGYMEICKQLDDQEGMGKACEAISDSYKSQGKADEAIRYLEMFADVAERSGQEKAHGRASACLGTIYNVQGHYLKAAEFFGKAYNIARSTGDIHSTSETRVNYGIASAHRVLLNFSDCVEKPSKKRLGVLIDWKNVRGEQFAEPIKDEPPKEEPPKEEKKEEPKEEEETKEEEKKEDETAEGGERAEGEVQEGKEESENMEE, encoded by the exons ATGGCGGCAcccttgccagccatccaaccCAAGTCTGGGTATGGACAAAGCTCAGGATTCCAGCAACAAACCATCCAGCAACACAGAATTCCTAGTCCACCAAGTAAAAGTACAGCAAGTGGCTCAAGATCAACGTATAGGCCTGGACAAAAGTTACTCGGGAAAAGAGAAAGGGAACTACAAGCTAGACAGCAAATGCTCAGAGCCAAACAACCAGAACTTTCACATATAGATACTTCTAG GTACAGGAATACCTATTTCCATACATTATGCATAGAAATGCTGAAGGATGGCTTCCACAGGTCGTTTTCGGAGCTTTTTGCTCTTATCAAGCAGCAGAAGGCAGAACGAGAGGCAGCGGGACCTGACTCACTAATTTGGAATATTACATTATTAGAGGATGAATTTGATAAGTTAGACAAATTGAAACAATATTTAACAGAAGCTGAAGCAGCTCTCAGAACGG GTAATATGGAGGCTGTCTATGCAGCACAGAATAAACTAGCTGAGTTCTTTTCAGCAACAGGAGATTACTGGCTCTCTGCTCATTTTTACGACAATTGTCTTGAGACGAGTTTGCAGATTAAGGGAGATGGAAGACGGAGAGAAGCTGAGGCCAACTGTAACATTGCCTTGGGATTTGAACACAATA AAACTTATGACAAAGCTGCAGAACactttgaaacattttacaagTTAGCATCCAGGAACACGCACTGGAGGACGGAGGAAGGACTGAGCTTACATGCCATGTCCTGTGATCATCTCAGAAGGTTGTACACAGAAATGGCAGAAAACCTACAGAAGGGTGAACAGAAAGACCTAAAGCAAGCAATACAGTACCTGCtcaaagcatttgaaatggccaAAGAAA GTGGAGACACTGCTGAAGAAGGCAAGTCTAGTTACAGGTTAGGCTTGGCCTATGAAACCATTGGAGACCCTGAAACATCTCTAATG TACCATCAAGGATATATGGAAATATGTAAACAATTAGATGACCAAGAGGGAATGGGCAAAGCCTGTGAAGCCATTTCTGACTCATACAAAAG CCAAGGCAAAGCAGATGAAGCTATTCGTTACCTTGAAATGTTTGCAGACGTGGCAGAAAGAAGTGGGCAAGAGAAAGCTCATGGAAGAGCCAGTGCTTGTCTTGGTACCATATACAATGTACAG GGTCACTACCTGAAAGCAGCCGAGTTCTTTGGCAAGGCTTACAACATAGCCCGTAGCACTGGTGACATCCATAGCACTAGTGAGACCAGAGTGAACTATGGCATTGCCAGCGCACATCGTGTCCTCCTCAACTTTAGCGACTGTGTTGAGAAACCAAGCAAGAAAAGACTTGGTGTCTTGATTGACTGGAAGAATGTACGTGGTGAACAGTTTGCTGAACCTATCAAAGATGAGCCTCCAAAAGAAGAGCCACCAAAAG aagagaagaaagaAGAGCCCAAGGAGGAGGAGGAAACAAAAGAGGAAGAGAAAAAGGAAGATGAGACTGCAGAGGGAGGGGAAAGGGCAGAGGGGGAGGTTCAGGAGGGGAAAGAGGAGTCAGAGAACATGGAAGAATAA